The following proteins are encoded in a genomic region of Coffea eugenioides isolate CCC68of chromosome 6, Ceug_1.0, whole genome shotgun sequence:
- the LOC113772862 gene encoding ABC transporter G family member 32 isoform X2 — MMLLELSRREKIAGVKPDEDLDLFMKALALEGKETGLVVEYVLKILGLDLCAETLVGDEMLKGISGGQKKRLTTGELLVGPSRVLFMDEISNGLDSSTTYQIIKYLKHSTHALDGTTVISLLQPAPETYELFDDVILLSEGHIVYQGPREAALDFFSFMGFSCPERKNVADFLQEVVSEKDQGQYWSVDDRPYRYIPVSKFAEFFRAYRAGKNLSEELAIPFDQHYNHPAALSTSQYGVKRRELLKTNFDWQLLLMKRNSFIYVFKFIQLLFVALITMSVFFRTRLHHDTIDDGGLYLGELYFAMVIILFNGFTEVSMLVAKLPVLYKHRDLHFYPCWAYTLPSWVLSIPTSLIESGCWVGVTYYVVGFDPNIIRFLRQFLLFFFLHQMSLSLFRLIGSLGRNMIVANTFGAFAMLIVMALGGYVVSRDSIPRWWIWGFWISPLMYAQNGASVNEFLGHSWDKSAGTNSSLPLGEALLKARSLFPESYWYWIGLGGLLGFTILFNFLFTVFLTYLDPLGKRQAVVSEEEIQEKEITAKGEPVIIQLRDYLQFSGSLARKSFKQKGMVLPFYPLSMSFSNINYYVDVPLELKQQGILEDRLQLLVDITGAFRPGVLTALVGVSGAGKTTLMDVLAGRKTGGIIEGNIHISGYPKKQETFARISGYCEQNDIHSPCLTVLESLLFSAWLRLASDVDLGTQKAFVEEVMELVELTPLKGALVGLPGVDGLSTEQRKRLTIAVELVANPSIVFMDEPTSGLDARAAAIVMRTVRNIVNTGRTIVCTIHQPSIDIFESFDELLFMKRGGELIYAGPLGPKSCKLIEYFEAIEGVRKIRPGYNPATWMLEVTSSAEENRIGVDFAEVYRRSNLFQRNKELVERLSKPNSDSKDLKFPTIYSKSFLDQFLACLWKQNLSYWRNPQYTAVRLFYTFIISLMLGTICWKFGSKRDTQQDLFNAMGSLYIAVLFIGVTNGAAVQPVVSVERFVSYRERAAGMYSALPFAFAQVAIEFPYVFGQALIYCAIFYSMASFERTVSKFIWYMFFMYFTMLYFTFYGMMTTAVTPNHNVAAIIAAPFYMLWNLFSGFMIPHKRIPIWWRWYYWANPIAWSLYGLVASQYSDSDRPVKLSDGINSLPTRLMVKHVFGFRHDFIGIAGFMVVGFCILFAVIFAHAIKAFNFMKR; from the exons atg ATGCTTTTGGAGCTTTCAAGAAGAGAAAAAATTGCTGGAGTAAAGCCTGATGAAGATCTTGATTTATTCATGAAG GCATTGGCTTTGGAGGGGAAGGAGACAGGCCTCGTGGTGGAGTACGTCTTAAAG ATTCTAGGGTTGGATCTTTGTGCTGAAACCCTTGTGGGAGATGAAATGCTTAAGGGGATATCTGGTGGCCAAAAGAAGAGGCTTACAACTG GTGAGCTATTGGTTGGTCCGTCTAGAGTGCTATTCATGGATGAAATATCAAATGGACTTGATAGTTCAACTACTTATCAAATTATCAAGTATCTAAAGCATTCTACCCATGCGCTTGATGGAACTACAGTTATTTCTCTACTTCAACCAGCTCCTGAGACATACGAGTTATTTGATGATGTAATACTCTTGTCTGAGGGCCATATTGTATACCAAGGGCCCCGTGAAGCTGCTCTTGATTTCTTTTCATTCATGGGATTCAGCTGTCCGGAGCGGAAGAATGTTGCTGACTTCCTTCAAGAA GTTGTGTCAGAGAAGGACCAAGGGCAGTATTGGTCTGTTGATGACCGCCCTTACCGCTACATCCCAGTTTCAAAGTTTGCAGAATTTTTTCGTGCATATCGTGCTGGGAAGAACTTATCTGAAGAGCTGGCAATTCCTTTTGACCAACACTATAATCATCCAGCAGCCTTGTCGACTTCCCAGTATGGAGTGAAGAGGAGGGAACTCCTTAAAACCAACTTTGACTGGCAATTGCTACTAATGAAAAGGAATTCATTTATCTATGTTTTCAAGTTTATTCAG CTACTTTTTGTTGCTTTAATCACCATGAGTGTATTTTTCCGCACAAGACTGCACCATGATACAATTGATGATGGAGGTCTCTATCTTGGCGAACTGTATTTTGCAATGGTGATTATTCTTTTTAATGGCTTTACTGAGGTTTCAATGCTGGTTGCCAAACTTCCTGTGCTTTATAAGCATAGGGACTTGCACTTCTATCCCTGCTGGGCTTATACACTTCCTTCTTGGGTCTTGAGTATTCCAACTTCACTCATAGAGTCTGGATGTTGGGTGGGAGTTACATACTATGTGGTTGGATTCGATCCCAATATTATCAG GTTCCTTCGGCAATTCCTGTTATTTTTCTTTCTGCATCAAATGTCCCTATCTCTTTTCCGCCTGATAGGTTCCTTAGGCCGAAATATGATTGTTGCAAACACTTTTGGAGCTTTTGCCATGCTGATTGTCATGGCTCTTGGGGGATATGTCGTTTCAAGAG ACAGTATACCAAGATGGTGGATTTGGGGGTTTTGGATTTCTCCTCTCATGTATGCCCAAAATGGTGCTTCTGTAAATGAATTTCTTGGGCATTCCTGGGATAAG AGTGCTGGTACCAATTCATCATTGCCTTTGGGTGAAGCATTGCTGAAGGCACGCAGTTTGTTCCCAGAGAGTTACTGGTACTGGATTGGTTTAGGGGGTCTACTCGGATTTACAATCCTGTTCAATTTCCTGTTCACTGTTTTCCTGACGTACCTTGATC CCTTAGGGAAGCGACAAGCTGTTGTTTCTGAAGAAGAGATTCAAGAGAAAGAGATTACAGCAAAAGGAGAACCTGTCATTATCCAATTACGAGATTATTTGCAGTTTTCCGGCTCACTTGCTA GAAAAAGTTTCAAACAGAAAGGGATGGTTCTTCCATTTTACCCACTTTCCATGTCTTTCAGTAACATCAATTACTATGTTGATGTGCCCCTG GAACTGAAGCAGCAAGGAATATTGGAAGACAGACTGCAGTTACTGGTTGACATTACAGGAGCCTTTAGACCTGGTGTGCTGACCGCATTAGTTGGAGTAAGTGGTGCAGGAAAAACCACCCTTATGGATGTACTAGCTGGCAGAAAAACTGGTGGCATCATAGAAGGAAACATCCATATATCTGGTTATCCAAAGAAGCAAGAAACTTTTGCTAGAATATCTGGTTACTGTGAGCAGAATGATATTCACTCCCCTTGCTTAACTGTTCTCGAATCACTTCTTTTCTCTGCTTGGCTACGCTTGGCATCAGATGTTGATTTGGGAACACAAAAG GCATTTGTTGAGGAGGTGATGGAACTTGTGGAGCTCACTCCTCTGAAAGGAGCTTTGGTTGGTCTACCCGGAGTTGACGGGTTGTCTACAGAGCAAAGAAAACGGCTCACAATTGCAGTTGAACTAGTTGCAAATCCTTCCATAGTATTTATGGATGAACCCACATCAGGATTGGATGCAAGGGCTGCTGCTATTGTGATGAGGACTGTGAGGAATATAGTGAATACAGGCAGAACAATTGTCTGCACCATACATCAGCCAAGCATTGACATATTCGAGTCCTTTGATGAG CTTTTGTTTATGAAACGGGGAGGAGAACTCATATATGCTGGACCATTGGGGCCAAAGTCATGCAAATTGATAGAGTATTTTGAG GCAATTGAAGGTGTGAGAAAGATCAGACCTGGTTATAACCCTGCTACATGGATGCTAGAGGTTACTTCGTCAGCAGAAGAAAATCGCATTGGTGTTGATTTTGCAGAAGTTTACCGGAGATCTAATCTTTTTCA ACGGAATAAAGAGCTGGTTGAAAGGCTTTCTAAACCAAATAGTGACTCGAAAGATCTGAAGTTTCCTACTATATATTCCAAGTCCTTTCTAGATCAGTTCCTGGCTTGTCTTTGGAAGCAAAACCTCTCATATTGGCGAAACCCACAATACACTGCAGTTCGCCTCTTCTACACCTTCATTATATCTTTGATGCTGGGGACAATATGTTGGAAATTTGGCTCCAAAAG GGATACACAACAAGATCTATTCAATGCTATGGGATCCCTATATATTGCGGTGCTGTTTATTGGAGTCACCAATGGAGCTGCCGTTCAACCAGTAGTTTCTGTTGAAAGATTTGTTTCATACAGAGAGAGAGCAGCGGGGATGTATTCAGCTCTACCGTTTGCATTCGCTCAG GTTGCTATTGAGTTCCCCTATGTGTTCGGGCAAGCACTAATATACTGTGCAATATTTTATTCCATGGCCTCCTTTGAGCGGACggtttcaaaatttatttggtACATGTTCTTTATGTACTTCACCATGTTGTACTTCACCTTTTATGGGATGATGACTACTGCAGTCACACCAAACCATAATGTAGCTGCCATTATAGCTGCTCCATTCTATATGCTTTGGAACCTTTTCAGTGGATTCATGATTCCTCACAAG AGGATTCCAATATGGTGGAGATGGTACTACTGGGCAAATCCTATAGCATGGAGTCTCTATGGCCTTGTTGCCTCACAATATTCTGACAGCGATAGACCTGTAAAGCTATCGGATGGGATCAATTCACTTCCTACAAGGCTTATGGTTAAACACGTTTTTGGATTTAGGCATGATTTCATTGGGATTGCTGGATTTATGGTGGTTGGTTTCTGCATCTTATTTGCAGTGATTTTTGCTCATGCAATAAAAGCTTTTAACTTCATGAAGAGATGA
- the LOC113772862 gene encoding ABC transporter G family member 32 isoform X1 produces the protein MWNSAENLSVRSSSFREDDDDEEALRWAALERLPTFNRVRKGIFRNMVGDRVEIDVDKLQVQERKVVLDRLVNSVDDDWEKFFKRMRRRFDRVDLDFPKIEVRFQNLRVESFVHVGSRALPTIPNFIFNMTEALLRNLRIHGGKRRKLKILDDLSGIIRPSRLTLLLGPPSSGKTTLLLALAGRIKSDLQMSGKITYNGHGLNEFVAQRTSAYVSQQDWHVAEMTVRETLDFSARCQGVGSKYEMLLELSRREKIAGVKPDEDLDLFMKALALEGKETGLVVEYVLKILGLDLCAETLVGDEMLKGISGGQKKRLTTGELLVGPSRVLFMDEISNGLDSSTTYQIIKYLKHSTHALDGTTVISLLQPAPETYELFDDVILLSEGHIVYQGPREAALDFFSFMGFSCPERKNVADFLQEVVSEKDQGQYWSVDDRPYRYIPVSKFAEFFRAYRAGKNLSEELAIPFDQHYNHPAALSTSQYGVKRRELLKTNFDWQLLLMKRNSFIYVFKFIQLLFVALITMSVFFRTRLHHDTIDDGGLYLGELYFAMVIILFNGFTEVSMLVAKLPVLYKHRDLHFYPCWAYTLPSWVLSIPTSLIESGCWVGVTYYVVGFDPNIIRFLRQFLLFFFLHQMSLSLFRLIGSLGRNMIVANTFGAFAMLIVMALGGYVVSRDSIPRWWIWGFWISPLMYAQNGASVNEFLGHSWDKSAGTNSSLPLGEALLKARSLFPESYWYWIGLGGLLGFTILFNFLFTVFLTYLDPLGKRQAVVSEEEIQEKEITAKGEPVIIQLRDYLQFSGSLARKSFKQKGMVLPFYPLSMSFSNINYYVDVPLELKQQGILEDRLQLLVDITGAFRPGVLTALVGVSGAGKTTLMDVLAGRKTGGIIEGNIHISGYPKKQETFARISGYCEQNDIHSPCLTVLESLLFSAWLRLASDVDLGTQKAFVEEVMELVELTPLKGALVGLPGVDGLSTEQRKRLTIAVELVANPSIVFMDEPTSGLDARAAAIVMRTVRNIVNTGRTIVCTIHQPSIDIFESFDELLFMKRGGELIYAGPLGPKSCKLIEYFEAIEGVRKIRPGYNPATWMLEVTSSAEENRIGVDFAEVYRRSNLFQRNKELVERLSKPNSDSKDLKFPTIYSKSFLDQFLACLWKQNLSYWRNPQYTAVRLFYTFIISLMLGTICWKFGSKRDTQQDLFNAMGSLYIAVLFIGVTNGAAVQPVVSVERFVSYRERAAGMYSALPFAFAQVAIEFPYVFGQALIYCAIFYSMASFERTVSKFIWYMFFMYFTMLYFTFYGMMTTAVTPNHNVAAIIAAPFYMLWNLFSGFMIPHKRIPIWWRWYYWANPIAWSLYGLVASQYSDSDRPVKLSDGINSLPTRLMVKHVFGFRHDFIGIAGFMVVGFCILFAVIFAHAIKAFNFMKR, from the exons ATGTGGAATTCGGCGGAGAATTTGTCCGTGCGGTCGTCCTCGTTTAGGGAGGACGACGACGACGAGGAGGCGCTGCGGTGGGCGGCGCTAGAGCGGTTGCCGACTTTTAATCGAGTGCGGAAGGGGATTTTTAGGAATATGGTAGGGGACAGAGTGGAGATCGACGTGGATAAGCTTCAAGTTCAGGAAAGAAAGGTGGTGTTGGACCGGCTGGTTAATTCTGTAGATGATGATTGGGAGAAGTTCTTCAAACGCATGCGCCGCCGATTTGATAG AGTGGATTTGGACTTTCCAAAGATTGAAGTTAGATTTCAGAACTTGAGGGTTGAATCATTTGTTCATGTTGGCAGTAGAGCGTTGCCGACCATtccaaatttcattttcaacaTGACCGAG GCTTTGTTAAGGAATCTCAGGATACACGGCGGCAAGAGAAGGAAGTTAAAAATTTTAGATGACCTCAGTGGGATAATTCGACCTTCCAG ATTAACTCTCCTGTTGGGCCCTCCAAGTTCTGGAAAGACAACACTGCTGCTGGCCCTTGCTGGACGAATAAAATCCGATTTACAG ATGTCAGGAAAAATAACTTACAATGGACATGGTTTGAACGAGTTTGTTGCGCAAAGAACATCTGCTTATGTCAGTCAACAAGATTGGCATGTGGCAGAAATGACCGTAAGAGAAACTCTTGACTTCTCAGCACGTTGTCAAGGAGttggatcaaaatatg AGATGCTTTTGGAGCTTTCAAGAAGAGAAAAAATTGCTGGAGTAAAGCCTGATGAAGATCTTGATTTATTCATGAAG GCATTGGCTTTGGAGGGGAAGGAGACAGGCCTCGTGGTGGAGTACGTCTTAAAG ATTCTAGGGTTGGATCTTTGTGCTGAAACCCTTGTGGGAGATGAAATGCTTAAGGGGATATCTGGTGGCCAAAAGAAGAGGCTTACAACTG GTGAGCTATTGGTTGGTCCGTCTAGAGTGCTATTCATGGATGAAATATCAAATGGACTTGATAGTTCAACTACTTATCAAATTATCAAGTATCTAAAGCATTCTACCCATGCGCTTGATGGAACTACAGTTATTTCTCTACTTCAACCAGCTCCTGAGACATACGAGTTATTTGATGATGTAATACTCTTGTCTGAGGGCCATATTGTATACCAAGGGCCCCGTGAAGCTGCTCTTGATTTCTTTTCATTCATGGGATTCAGCTGTCCGGAGCGGAAGAATGTTGCTGACTTCCTTCAAGAA GTTGTGTCAGAGAAGGACCAAGGGCAGTATTGGTCTGTTGATGACCGCCCTTACCGCTACATCCCAGTTTCAAAGTTTGCAGAATTTTTTCGTGCATATCGTGCTGGGAAGAACTTATCTGAAGAGCTGGCAATTCCTTTTGACCAACACTATAATCATCCAGCAGCCTTGTCGACTTCCCAGTATGGAGTGAAGAGGAGGGAACTCCTTAAAACCAACTTTGACTGGCAATTGCTACTAATGAAAAGGAATTCATTTATCTATGTTTTCAAGTTTATTCAG CTACTTTTTGTTGCTTTAATCACCATGAGTGTATTTTTCCGCACAAGACTGCACCATGATACAATTGATGATGGAGGTCTCTATCTTGGCGAACTGTATTTTGCAATGGTGATTATTCTTTTTAATGGCTTTACTGAGGTTTCAATGCTGGTTGCCAAACTTCCTGTGCTTTATAAGCATAGGGACTTGCACTTCTATCCCTGCTGGGCTTATACACTTCCTTCTTGGGTCTTGAGTATTCCAACTTCACTCATAGAGTCTGGATGTTGGGTGGGAGTTACATACTATGTGGTTGGATTCGATCCCAATATTATCAG GTTCCTTCGGCAATTCCTGTTATTTTTCTTTCTGCATCAAATGTCCCTATCTCTTTTCCGCCTGATAGGTTCCTTAGGCCGAAATATGATTGTTGCAAACACTTTTGGAGCTTTTGCCATGCTGATTGTCATGGCTCTTGGGGGATATGTCGTTTCAAGAG ACAGTATACCAAGATGGTGGATTTGGGGGTTTTGGATTTCTCCTCTCATGTATGCCCAAAATGGTGCTTCTGTAAATGAATTTCTTGGGCATTCCTGGGATAAG AGTGCTGGTACCAATTCATCATTGCCTTTGGGTGAAGCATTGCTGAAGGCACGCAGTTTGTTCCCAGAGAGTTACTGGTACTGGATTGGTTTAGGGGGTCTACTCGGATTTACAATCCTGTTCAATTTCCTGTTCACTGTTTTCCTGACGTACCTTGATC CCTTAGGGAAGCGACAAGCTGTTGTTTCTGAAGAAGAGATTCAAGAGAAAGAGATTACAGCAAAAGGAGAACCTGTCATTATCCAATTACGAGATTATTTGCAGTTTTCCGGCTCACTTGCTA GAAAAAGTTTCAAACAGAAAGGGATGGTTCTTCCATTTTACCCACTTTCCATGTCTTTCAGTAACATCAATTACTATGTTGATGTGCCCCTG GAACTGAAGCAGCAAGGAATATTGGAAGACAGACTGCAGTTACTGGTTGACATTACAGGAGCCTTTAGACCTGGTGTGCTGACCGCATTAGTTGGAGTAAGTGGTGCAGGAAAAACCACCCTTATGGATGTACTAGCTGGCAGAAAAACTGGTGGCATCATAGAAGGAAACATCCATATATCTGGTTATCCAAAGAAGCAAGAAACTTTTGCTAGAATATCTGGTTACTGTGAGCAGAATGATATTCACTCCCCTTGCTTAACTGTTCTCGAATCACTTCTTTTCTCTGCTTGGCTACGCTTGGCATCAGATGTTGATTTGGGAACACAAAAG GCATTTGTTGAGGAGGTGATGGAACTTGTGGAGCTCACTCCTCTGAAAGGAGCTTTGGTTGGTCTACCCGGAGTTGACGGGTTGTCTACAGAGCAAAGAAAACGGCTCACAATTGCAGTTGAACTAGTTGCAAATCCTTCCATAGTATTTATGGATGAACCCACATCAGGATTGGATGCAAGGGCTGCTGCTATTGTGATGAGGACTGTGAGGAATATAGTGAATACAGGCAGAACAATTGTCTGCACCATACATCAGCCAAGCATTGACATATTCGAGTCCTTTGATGAG CTTTTGTTTATGAAACGGGGAGGAGAACTCATATATGCTGGACCATTGGGGCCAAAGTCATGCAAATTGATAGAGTATTTTGAG GCAATTGAAGGTGTGAGAAAGATCAGACCTGGTTATAACCCTGCTACATGGATGCTAGAGGTTACTTCGTCAGCAGAAGAAAATCGCATTGGTGTTGATTTTGCAGAAGTTTACCGGAGATCTAATCTTTTTCA ACGGAATAAAGAGCTGGTTGAAAGGCTTTCTAAACCAAATAGTGACTCGAAAGATCTGAAGTTTCCTACTATATATTCCAAGTCCTTTCTAGATCAGTTCCTGGCTTGTCTTTGGAAGCAAAACCTCTCATATTGGCGAAACCCACAATACACTGCAGTTCGCCTCTTCTACACCTTCATTATATCTTTGATGCTGGGGACAATATGTTGGAAATTTGGCTCCAAAAG GGATACACAACAAGATCTATTCAATGCTATGGGATCCCTATATATTGCGGTGCTGTTTATTGGAGTCACCAATGGAGCTGCCGTTCAACCAGTAGTTTCTGTTGAAAGATTTGTTTCATACAGAGAGAGAGCAGCGGGGATGTATTCAGCTCTACCGTTTGCATTCGCTCAG GTTGCTATTGAGTTCCCCTATGTGTTCGGGCAAGCACTAATATACTGTGCAATATTTTATTCCATGGCCTCCTTTGAGCGGACggtttcaaaatttatttggtACATGTTCTTTATGTACTTCACCATGTTGTACTTCACCTTTTATGGGATGATGACTACTGCAGTCACACCAAACCATAATGTAGCTGCCATTATAGCTGCTCCATTCTATATGCTTTGGAACCTTTTCAGTGGATTCATGATTCCTCACAAG AGGATTCCAATATGGTGGAGATGGTACTACTGGGCAAATCCTATAGCATGGAGTCTCTATGGCCTTGTTGCCTCACAATATTCTGACAGCGATAGACCTGTAAAGCTATCGGATGGGATCAATTCACTTCCTACAAGGCTTATGGTTAAACACGTTTTTGGATTTAGGCATGATTTCATTGGGATTGCTGGATTTATGGTGGTTGGTTTCTGCATCTTATTTGCAGTGATTTTTGCTCATGCAATAAAAGCTTTTAACTTCATGAAGAGATGA
- the LOC113774509 gene encoding tudor domain-containing protein 3, whose product METSPSSSAAAVQSHLQTLTSRGWCFKHVDQVQALVAAELSSRLTVDSVESALLNMDLRSIGGKSLAELSHLRHASHLQGPKVLQISSVRDIGKSNVAESLGNSSNRRLLRFNLTDGQTEIVAVEYSHLSSIPDDVVPGTKVLLENNAKVRNGIVCLDAKVTRVLGGRVQSLYEEWEMNQKYSAFSRSALRPLNETAASCPPRFEKFQVGASLQQQSRTSQYSSSSLGTASEIGESSTSRQMSESQSRSVIMDSRQTEVQPPARVENAEDNSTNFHARQKEVAESIPVQNQAAAQKLLQRMSQPNHDNKHFRGRRHGRKEKEEDTATLTLDEWERRKTGISSSTAHSLDDVSLDEDLARQLQEKFDLEDVHVQKNPNATEAENIRMSMFNFERDDPRAHGRMGFRGRGRGSGRGRGRSGGRGRLLTISWCNLRLGSPEVHCNG is encoded by the exons ATGGAAACCTCCCCATCTTCTTCAGCTGCTGCTGTACAGTCTCACTTGCAAACCCTAACTTCCCGAGGTTGGTGCTTCAAACACGtcgatcaagtccaagctctAGTAGCAGCTGAATTATCTTCGCGTCTCACCGTGGATTCTGTCGAATCGGCACTCCTCAACATGGACTTGCGATCCATTGGGGGGAAATCTTTGGCTGAACTTTCCCATCTCCGCCATGCCTCGCATCTACAAGGCCCCAAAGTCCTTCAG ATATCTTCTGTTAGAGATATAGGTAAGAGCAATGTGGCTGAGAGTTTAGGAAATTCGAGTAATAGACGCCTGCTGAGATTCAACCTTACTGATGGCCAAACTGAAATAGTTGCCGTAGAGTATTCTCATCTGTCATCAATTCCAGATGACGTAGTGCCTGGCACTAAG GTTCTGTTGGAGAATAATGCCAAGGTTCGCAATGGAATTGTCTGCTTAGATGCCAAAGTGACGAGAGTTTTAGGAGGTCGGGTTCAGTCACTGTATGAAGAATGGGAGATGAACCAAAAATATTCAGCGTTTTCACGTTCAGCCTTGCGACCATTGAATGAAACTGCAGCTAGTTGCCCTCCACGATTTGAGAAGTTCCAAGTTGGTGCATCTTTGCAACAGCAGAGCAGAACTTCTC AATATTCCAGTAGTAGCCTGGGGACCGCTTCTGAAATTGGTGAAAGTTCGACATCAAGGCAGATGAGTGAATCTCAGAGCCGCAGCGTCATAATGGATAGCCGGCAAACTGAAGTACAGCCGCCAGCTCGTGTTGAAAATGCTGAAGATAACTCCACCAACTTTCACGCAAGGCAAAAAGAAG TGGCTGAATCTATCCCCGTTCAAAACCAAGCAGCTGCTCAAAAACTCCTCCAGAGAATGAGTCAGCCCAACCATGATAATAAGCATTTCCGGGGGAGGAGACATgggaggaaagaaaaggaggaagaTACTGCAACCCTCACTTTAGATGAGTGGGAAAGGAGAAAAACCGGGATAAGCAGTTCAACAGCACACAGCCTAGATGATGTCAGCTTAGATGAGGACCTTGCACGACAGCTTCAAGAGAAATTTGATTTGGAAGATGTTCAT GTTCAGAAGAATCCTAATGCAACGGAGGCAGAGAATATAAGAATGAGCATGTTTAATTTTGAAAGAGATGATCCTAGAGCCCATGGTAGGATGGGATTTAGAGGCAGAGGTAGAGGTAGTGGAAGGGGAAGAGGAAGGAGTGGAGGCAGGGGAAG GCTCTTAACCATCTCATGGTGCAATCTGAGATTAGGAAGCCCGGAAGTGCACTGCAATGGTTAG